In one window of Zhongshania aliphaticivorans DNA:
- a CDS encoding segregation and condensation protein A, giving the protein MPESAREAIEIVSLKAIRQQPQQGEMPFAVVQGKPLTEIPKDLYIPPEALEVFLEAFEGPLDLLLYLIKRQNLDILEINVAQITDQYMQYVNMMSAVQFELASEYLLMAAMLAEIKSRMLLPRSADVLDDEEDPRAQLIRRLQEYERFKQAAENIDQLPRMGRDNYAVTIEPPPLAKQRAEPDVDLKELLLVLGEVLRRADLFESHQVQREKLSTRERMSQVLAVLRSDSFVPFVTLFKVEEGRLGVVVTFLAIMELIKESLVEIVQSEAFAPIHVKAKVI; this is encoded by the coding sequence ATCCCCGAAAGTGCTCGTGAAGCGATTGAAATTGTTAGTCTTAAAGCAATTCGTCAGCAACCTCAGCAGGGCGAGATGCCGTTTGCTGTGGTGCAGGGTAAACCGTTAACTGAAATCCCTAAAGACTTGTATATTCCGCCAGAGGCTTTGGAAGTTTTTCTTGAAGCATTTGAGGGTCCTCTAGACCTCTTGCTATACCTTATTAAACGGCAGAATCTTGATATTCTTGAAATCAACGTGGCGCAGATTACTGATCAGTATATGCAGTACGTGAATATGATGAGTGCCGTACAGTTTGAACTGGCCTCGGAATATCTCTTAATGGCGGCGATGTTGGCTGAGATTAAGTCGCGAATGTTGCTGCCGCGCTCGGCGGATGTGCTGGATGATGAGGAAGACCCGCGTGCGCAGTTGATTCGCCGATTACAGGAGTATGAGCGATTTAAGCAAGCAGCTGAGAATATTGATCAATTACCGCGAATGGGACGAGATAATTATGCCGTTACCATTGAACCGCCGCCACTTGCGAAACAACGAGCGGAGCCAGATGTAGATTTAAAAGAATTACTACTTGTGCTGGGTGAAGTATTGAGACGTGCAGATTTGTTTGAGAGCCATCAGGTGCAACGCGAAAAACTATCAACACGTGAGCGGATGTCACAAGTATTAGCAGTGTTACGTTCAGATAGTTTTGTACCCTTTGTAACCTTATTTAAAGTAGAAGAGGGGCGTTTAGGGGTTGTGGTTACCTTCTTGGCGATTATGGAATTGATTAAAGAGTCGCTAGTAGAAATCGTTCAGTCAGAGGCCTTCGCGCCAATTCACGTAAAAGCGAAAGTGATATGA